The Vitis riparia cultivar Riparia Gloire de Montpellier isolate 1030 chromosome 10, EGFV_Vit.rip_1.0, whole genome shotgun sequence genome includes a region encoding these proteins:
- the LOC117924121 gene encoding urease accessory protein G, translating to MASQDEVALGHDHKHHHDHHHDHHHDHHHGHKHGHHGHHGHHHHRHHHHRRHPDNKEPSNDQHHPSSDDQKQKESDSHDDDHDRDGNDSHGEDYEPGNDHHHESSDDHKHHHHGHPDLKAESWVGPDGKLYHSHDGLAPHTHEPIYSPGYFSRRAPPLLTRNFHERAFTVGIGGPVGTGKTALMLALCQCLREKYSLAAVTNDIFTKEDGEFLVKHGALPEERIRAVETGGCPHAAIREDISINLGPLEELSNLFKVDILLCESGGDNLAANFSRELADYIIYIIDVSGGDKIPRKGGPGITQADLLVINKTDLAPAVGADLAVMERDSLRMRDGGPFIFAQVRHGVGIEDIVDHVLDAWEVATGGKRH from the exons ATGGCATCCCAAGATGAGGTGGCCCTTGGCCATGATCACAAGCATCATCATGACCACCACCACGACCATCACCACGATCATCACCACGGTCACAAGCACGGCCACCATGGCCACCATGGCCACCAtcaccaccgccaccaccaTCACCGTCGCCACCCTGATAATAAGGAGCCTAGCAATGATCAGCATCATCCTAGCAGTGATGACCAGAAGCAAAAAGAGTCTGATAGTCACGATGATGACCACGATCGTGATGGGAATGATAGCCATGGTGAGGATTATGAGCCTGGTAATGATCATCATCATGAGAGCAGCGATGACCATAAGCACCACCACCATGGCCATCC GGATCTGAAAGCAGAATCGTGGGTGGGGCCAGATGGGAAGTTGTACCATAGCCATGATGGACTGGCACCACACACCCATGAGCCCATATACTCACCTGGCTACTTCAGCAGAAGAGCTCCACCACTTCTCACCAGGAATTTCCATGAAAGGGCTTTCACAGTGGGTATTGGCGGCCCTGTTGGGACTGG GAAAACAGCTCTGATGTTGGCACTGTGTCAATGTTTGCGCGAAAAATACAGCCTCGCTGCA GTGACAAATGATATATTCACTAAAGAGGATGGTGAGTTCTTGGTGAAGCATGGAGCACTTCCTGAGGAAAGGATACGAGCTGTAGAAACAGGAGGTTGTCCTCATGCTGCAATTCGTGAAGACATCAGCATCAATCTTGGCCCTCTTGAGGAGCTTTCCAACTTGTTCAAAGTTGACATACTTCTCTGTGAATCTGGGGGAG ATAATTTAGCTGCCAATTTCAGCAGGGAATTGGCCgactatattatttatataatagatGTATCTGGTGGTGACAAAATTCCTCGGAAAGGAGGCCCAGGCATAACCCAAGCTGATCTCCTA GTGATAAACAAGACTGACCTTGCACCAGCAGTTGGAGCTGACTTGGCAGTGATGGAGCGTGATTCACTTCGGATGCGAGATGGAGGGCCATTTATCTTTGCTCAG GTGAGGCATGGGGTTGGCATAGAGGATATCGTGGACCATGTTTTAGATGCTTGGGAAGTGGCAACTGGGGGGAAGCGGCACTAA
- the LOC117922869 gene encoding uncharacterized protein At4g18257-like — protein sequence MGEEEKKEKKRVVVESLGWLTESSIMPKKHRAIAGVGASSIMELKAQLYRSQEESRKSKEVSGTDLNYHRAKSKISKLDTFSLKNSGVDSRAHKDKLELKAVNDGSVSYAALEKKAALYDKLVRGELSDEEDKEKYCVDFFRKSLVQDESQQVQGHDSLATVPPETEDAEDDSSVLFNKKTFGPGRTAGVMDNDEHKRFVREVHEEANQAREEVSELKLRRQEQAMARREKLKQAYLRKQLEKLKAASKTEQT from the exons ATGGGAGAAgaggagaagaaggagaagaagagggtGGTGGTGGAATCGCTGGGATGGCTAACGGAATCTTCTATCATGCCGAAGAAGCACCGCGCAATCGCCGGCGTCGGAGCATCATCTATTATGGAACTCAAGGCCCAACTCTACAGATCCCAAGAAGAGTCCAGGAAATCTAAGGAAGTCTCCGGCACCGACCTCAACTACCACCGCGCCAAAAGCAAGATATCCAAACTCGATACCTTCTCTCTCAAGAACTCCGGCGTCGACTCCCGTGCTCATAA GGACAAGCTTGAGCTGAAAGCAGTAAATGATGGATCAGTCAGTTATGCAGCATTGGAGAAGAAGGCTGCATTATATGATAAACTAGTGAGGGGGGAACTATCCGATGAGGAAGACAAGGAGAAGTATTGTGTCGATTTTTTTCGCAAGAGCCTTGTGCAGGATGAGTCACAACAGGTGCAAGGTCATGATAGTTTGGCTACAGTTCCACCAGAAACTGAGGATGCTGAGGATGATTCCTCTGtgctttttaacaaaaaaactttTGGACCTGGGCGGACAGCAGGAGTAATGGACAATGATGAGCACAAGCGTTTTGTAAG GGAAGTGCATGAAGAAGCAAATCAAGCAAGAGAAGAGGTATCTGAACTCAAATTGCGAAGGCAAGAGCAGGCAATGGCACGGCGAGAGAAACTGAAGCAGGCATATCTTCGGAAACAGCTAGAGAAACTGAAAGCGGCATCAAAAACCGAACAGACATGA
- the LOC117923113 gene encoding uncharacterized protein LOC117923113, producing MREFSGFIEEFELVDPPLGGGVFTWSGGEGGSLKARLNRFLFSRNWEDLVSGAIQILLPRPVFDHCPILLDCGGIRIGKSSFMWLRVNGFMDNIKEWWRSYNFRGKPSFVLAKKLQALKYDLKMWNKGTFSNVSTRKDATLEKLNYLDSLERLGYLSDEDRSSQRIARDEFSHCAILEEISWRQKSRAFWLKEEDSNTKFFHRIANASRKGNFISSLTVKGVQLDKKEELKEGIRSYFKSLFEESLVRIPAVESGLFRTLYSLDNETLEGPFSKEGVSKALSDLEGDKVLGPDGFMLAFWNFCWSIVGEK from the coding sequence ATGAGAGAGTTTTCAGGCTTTATTGAGGAGTTTGAATTAGTAGACCCACCACTGGGAGGTGGAGTATTCACTTGGAGTGGAGGGGAAGGAGGTTCCCTAAAGGCTCGATTAAACCgctttttgttttcaagaaactGGGAGGACCTTGTGTCGGGGGCAATCCAAATTCTTCTTCCAAGACCCGTTTTTGACCATTGCCCAATTTTGTTAGACTGCGGTGGTATAAGAATAGGTAAAAGCTCATTTATGTGGCTAAGGGTGAACGGTTTTATGGATAATATTAAAGAATGGTGGCGGTCTTACAATTTTAGGGGGAAACCCAGTTTTGTGCTTGCGAAGAAGCTACAGGCTTTGAAATACGACTTGAAGATGTGGAATAAAGGGACCTTTAGCAATGTGTCAACTAGGAAGGATGCAACCTTGGAGAAGTTAAACTATTTGGATAGCTTAGAAAGACTTGGATATCTATCTGATGAAGATAGGAGTAGTCAACGGATAGCCAGAGATGAATTTAGTCATTGTGCCATCCTTGAAGAAATCTCTTGGAGGCAAAAGTCAAGGGCTTTTTGGCTGAAGGAGGAAGATAGCAATACCAAGTTCTTTCACCGTATAGCTAATGCAAGTAGAAAGGGAAATTTTATCAGTAGCCTGACAGTTAAGGGTGTTCAGCTAGATAAAAAGGAGGAGCTTAAAGAAGGGATTAGATCCTACTTTAAATCCTTGTTTGAAGAATCTCTAGTGAGAATACCTGCTGTGGAGTCAGGTCTTTTTAGAACTCTTTACTCATTGGATAATGAGACTTTGGAGGGGCCATTTTCGAAGGAGGGGGTTTCCAAAGCTCTCTCAGATTTGGAGGGAGATAAGGTGTTAGGGCCGGATGGTTTTATGTTGGCATTCTGGAATTTTTGTTGGTCTATAGTTGGGGAGAAGTGA